One window from the genome of Pseudonocardia hierapolitana encodes:
- a CDS encoding MFS transporter, producing MDRTSEAVPGTWRELLGPRYVPVATVLAGGVLLEASNVYLTTSLLPTIVADIGGAEFYSWTMTTFLVASVITSMLVSRTLMARGAVAAYVLAFGLFAAGSLISAASPVMAGLLIGRAVQGLGGGLLAGLGYAMIQRALPERLWARAAALVSAMWGVGNILGPTVGGLFGQLDAWRAAFVVLVVVSGLLILLVSRAIPATGRTKVEAPVPAGSLALLTASVAAVSLASVVPAGAATAIALAVGVGLGGWFLRHERTARVRVLPEVTYRGRSRLRWVYVSVGVLAFGIGTEAFIPLFGQELGGMAPLAAGFLGAALSLGWSVTQMVTANATRPRVVRALIVGGPLLLAAGLAGYAVAQRELPGGGVIAVWVVALFAAGAGIGLAFPHLTVAAMGSSDDEEEAAKASAGINTVFIIANAFSAALAGVLVNLGAPSLVTSAHYLLFGFAAVVVLGVAPARLAARAVPSATSTPV from the coding sequence ATGGACAGGACATCGGAGGCGGTTCCCGGCACCTGGCGCGAGCTGCTCGGCCCGCGCTACGTGCCCGTCGCCACCGTGCTCGCGGGTGGGGTGCTGCTCGAGGCGAGCAACGTCTACCTCACGACGAGCCTGCTCCCCACGATCGTCGCCGACATCGGTGGAGCCGAGTTCTACTCGTGGACGATGACGACCTTCCTCGTCGCGTCGGTCATCACGTCGATGCTGGTCAGCCGGACCCTCATGGCGCGCGGCGCCGTGGCCGCGTACGTCCTCGCGTTCGGCCTCTTCGCGGCGGGCTCCCTGATCAGCGCCGCCAGCCCGGTGATGGCAGGGCTCCTCATCGGGCGCGCCGTGCAGGGGCTGGGCGGCGGCCTGCTCGCCGGGCTCGGCTACGCGATGATCCAGCGCGCGCTGCCCGAGCGCCTGTGGGCCCGTGCGGCCGCGCTCGTGTCCGCGATGTGGGGTGTCGGGAACATCCTCGGCCCGACCGTCGGCGGGCTGTTCGGACAGCTGGACGCGTGGCGCGCCGCGTTCGTCGTGCTCGTCGTGGTGTCGGGGCTGCTGATCCTGCTGGTCAGCAGGGCGATTCCGGCCACCGGCCGGACGAAGGTGGAGGCTCCCGTGCCGGCCGGGTCGCTGGCGCTGCTCACGGCCTCGGTCGCCGCGGTGAGCCTGGCGAGCGTCGTGCCCGCCGGGGCGGCCACCGCGATCGCGCTGGCCGTCGGGGTCGGGCTCGGCGGGTGGTTCCTGCGCCACGAGCGGACCGCGCGGGTGCGGGTACTGCCCGAGGTCACCTACCGGGGCCGTTCGCGGCTGCGCTGGGTGTACGTGAGCGTCGGCGTGCTGGCGTTCGGCATCGGCACCGAGGCGTTCATCCCGCTGTTCGGGCAGGAGCTCGGCGGCATGGCCCCGCTGGCCGCGGGCTTCCTCGGCGCCGCACTCTCGCTGGGGTGGTCCGTGACGCAGATGGTCACCGCGAACGCCACCCGCCCGCGCGTCGTCCGCGCCCTGATCGTCGGCGGCCCGCTGCTGCTCGCGGCGGGGCTCGCCGGCTACGCCGTGGCGCAGCGGGAGCTGCCCGGGGGCGGCGTGATCGCGGTCTGGGTCGTCGCCCTGTTCGCCGCCGGCGCGGGGATCGGGCTGGCCTTCCCGCACCTCACGGTCGCCGCGATGGGCAGCAGCGACGACGAGGAGGAGGCCGCCAAGGCCTCCGCCGGGATCAACACCGTCTTCATCATCGCGAACGCCTTCAGCGCGGCCCTGGCCGGTGTGCTCGTGAACCTCGGTGCGCCGTCGCTGGTCACCTCGGCGCACTACCTGCTGTTCGGGTTCGCGGCCGTCGTCGTGCTGGGGGTGGCGCCGGCCCGGCTCGCGGCACGAGCGGTCCCGTCCGCCACGTCGACGCCGGTGTGA
- the infB gene encoding translation initiation factor IF-2 encodes MAGKARVHELAKELGVSSKQVLSKLQDLGEYVKSPSSTVEAPVARKLRESLAGGGDSGDRRRGGGGRPRPGAGGPTPGNVPPRSGGGPVPGPPRPQERPGAQGPAPSSERSTGPRPGPRPGPPPAVPQPEAPRSEPQIPAPQSPAAQQPETQRPETQRPETQRPETQRPETQRPETQRPETQRPETLRPAAAAGAPTAPAPGQQRPGPRPGPRPGQAPGQEQRPAAAADAPGVVPPRPAAPRPGPRTPRVGNNPFGVGSGAPPRPQAPRPGPPGGGQAPNQGGQGQGQGQGGPRPGGPRPQGPRSGEPGRAGPRPPSPGNMPPRPNPGMMPARPAGGRPGGGPGGGRGGPGGGGRPGGPGGRPGGGGRPGGGGGFRPGGGGPGGGGAPAGGGFRGGPGGGGRPGGGGRGRGGAAGAFGRPGGPARKGRKSKRQKRQEFDSMQAPSVGGVRLPKGDGQTIRLPRGASLTDFAEKINANPASLVQVLFHLGEMVTATQSVSDEVLELLGTEMNYDVQVVSPEEEDRELLDSFDISYGENAGTEEDLEFRPPVVTIMGHVDHGKTRLLDTIRKTNVREGEAGGITQHIGAYQVATELDGNERLITFIDTPGHEAFTAMRARGAKSTDIAVIVVAADDGVMPQTVEAINHAQAADVPIVVAVNKIDLEGANPAKIRQQLTEYGLVAEEYGGDTMFVDISARQGTNIEQLLEAILLTADAALDLRANPNMEAQGVAIEAHLDRGRGPVATVLVQRGTLRVGDSIVAGDASGRVRRMLDEYGDDVTEALPSRPVQVIGFTSVAGAGDTFLVVDEDRVARQIADRRRARERNAELASRRKRVSLEDLDAALKETSQLNLIIKGDNSGTVEALEDALLKIDVGEEVELRVIHRGVGGITEGDVNLATASDAIVLGFNVRAEGKATELANREGVEIRYYTVIYQAIEEIEQALKGMLKPEYEEVELGRAEVREVFKSSRFGTIAGSLVMSGEIRRNARGRLLRDNVVIAENLPISSLRRFKDDVVEVREGFECGFTLGNYSDIKVGDVVETFEMREKPRS; translated from the coding sequence GTGGCAGGCAAGGCCCGCGTGCACGAGCTCGCCAAGGAGCTCGGAGTCAGCAGCAAGCAGGTCCTGAGCAAGTTGCAGGACCTCGGGGAGTACGTGAAGTCCCCGTCCTCGACCGTGGAGGCCCCGGTCGCCCGCAAGCTTCGTGAGTCGCTCGCCGGTGGCGGCGACTCCGGCGACCGTCGTCGCGGCGGCGGTGGCCGCCCGCGCCCGGGTGCCGGCGGCCCCACCCCCGGCAACGTCCCGCCCCGGTCCGGCGGCGGCCCGGTTCCCGGCCCGCCCCGCCCGCAGGAGCGCCCGGGTGCGCAGGGCCCGGCGCCGTCCTCCGAGCGGTCAACCGGCCCGCGTCCGGGACCCCGTCCCGGCCCGCCGCCCGCGGTGCCTCAGCCGGAGGCCCCGCGCAGCGAGCCCCAGATCCCGGCGCCCCAGAGCCCGGCAGCCCAGCAGCCGGAGACCCAGCGTCCCGAGACCCAGCGTCCCGAGACCCAGCGTCCCGAGACCCAGCGTCCCGAGACACAGCGTCCCGAGACACAGCGTCCCGAGACACAGCGTCCCGAGACACTGCGTCCGGCAGCCGCGGCGGGAGCGCCCACGGCGCCCGCGCCGGGGCAGCAGCGTCCGGGCCCCCGGCCCGGTCCGCGTCCCGGCCAGGCGCCCGGTCAGGAGCAGCGCCCCGCCGCCGCGGCCGACGCCCCCGGCGTCGTCCCGCCGCGCCCGGCCGCGCCGCGTCCCGGTCCGCGCACGCCGCGGGTCGGCAACAACCCGTTCGGCGTCGGCTCGGGCGCCCCGCCGCGTCCGCAGGCGCCGCGTCCCGGCCCGCCCGGTGGTGGGCAGGCCCCGAACCAGGGCGGCCAGGGGCAGGGCCAGGGCCAGGGCGGCCCGCGTCCCGGCGGTCCGCGTCCGCAGGGCCCGCGTAGCGGTGAGCCGGGTCGCGCCGGCCCGCGCCCGCCCTCGCCGGGCAACATGCCGCCGCGGCCCAACCCCGGCATGATGCCGGCTCGTCCGGCCGGCGGCCGCCCTGGTGGCGGTCCCGGCGGCGGTCGTGGTGGCCCTGGGGGCGGAGGTCGTCCCGGTGGTCCGGGCGGTCGTCCCGGTGGTGGCGGTCGTCCCGGTGGTGGCGGCGGCTTCCGGCCCGGTGGCGGCGGTCCCGGTGGCGGCGGAGCTCCCGCCGGTGGCGGCTTCCGCGGTGGTCCCGGTGGCGGTGGTCGTCCCGGTGGTGGCGGTCGCGGTCGCGGCGGTGCCGCGGGTGCGTTCGGCCGTCCCGGTGGTCCGGCGCGCAAGGGTCGCAAGTCGAAGCGGCAGAAGCGCCAGGAGTTCGACTCGATGCAGGCGCCGTCGGTCGGCGGCGTCCGCCTGCCCAAGGGCGACGGCCAGACCATCCGCCTGCCCCGCGGCGCGTCGCTCACCGACTTCGCCGAGAAGATCAACGCCAACCCGGCTTCGCTGGTGCAGGTGCTGTTCCACCTCGGTGAGATGGTGACGGCCACCCAGTCGGTCTCCGACGAGGTGCTCGAGCTGCTCGGCACCGAGATGAACTACGACGTCCAGGTCGTCAGCCCCGAGGAGGAGGACCGCGAGCTCCTCGACTCCTTCGACATCTCCTACGGCGAGAACGCCGGCACGGAGGAGGACCTGGAGTTCCGGCCGCCGGTCGTCACGATCATGGGTCACGTCGACCACGGCAAGACGCGCCTGCTGGACACGATCCGCAAGACCAACGTCCGCGAGGGCGAGGCCGGCGGCATCACCCAGCACATCGGCGCGTACCAGGTCGCCACGGAGCTCGACGGCAACGAGCGGTTGATCACCTTCATCGACACCCCGGGTCACGAGGCGTTCACCGCCATGCGTGCCCGCGGTGCGAAGTCCACGGACATCGCGGTGATCGTGGTCGCCGCCGACGACGGCGTGATGCCGCAGACGGTCGAGGCGATCAACCACGCCCAGGCCGCCGACGTGCCGATCGTCGTCGCGGTGAACAAGATCGACCTCGAGGGTGCCAACCCGGCGAAGATCCGCCAGCAGCTCACCGAGTACGGGCTGGTCGCGGAGGAGTACGGCGGCGACACGATGTTCGTCGACATCTCCGCGAGGCAGGGCACCAACATCGAGCAGCTGCTCGAGGCGATCCTGCTCACCGCCGACGCGGCGCTGGACCTGCGGGCCAACCCGAACATGGAGGCGCAGGGCGTCGCGATCGAGGCACACCTCGACCGCGGCCGCGGCCCGGTGGCCACCGTCCTGGTGCAGCGCGGCACGCTGCGCGTCGGCGACTCGATCGTCGCGGGCGACGCCTCCGGGCGCGTCCGGCGCATGCTCGACGAGTACGGCGACGACGTGACCGAGGCGCTGCCGTCTCGGCCGGTGCAGGTCATCGGGTTCACCTCGGTGGCAGGCGCGGGCGACACGTTCCTCGTCGTCGACGAGGACCGGGTGGCCCGCCAGATCGCCGACCGGCGCCGCGCCCGCGAGCGCAACGCCGAGCTGGCGAGCCGGCGCAAGCGCGTCAGCCTGGAGGACCTGGACGCCGCGCTCAAGGAGACCAGCCAGCTCAACCTGATCATCAAGGGTGACAACTCGGGTACCGTCGAGGCCCTCGAGGACGCGCTCCTGAAGATCGACGTGGGCGAGGAGGTCGAGCTCCGGGTGATCCACCGCGGTGTCGGTGGCATCACCGAGGGCGACGTCAACCTGGCCACGGCGTCCGACGCCATCGTCCTGGGCTTCAACGTCCGGGCCGAGGGCAAGGCCACCGAGCTCGCCAACCGCGAGGGCGTGGAGATCCGCTACTACACGGTGATCTACCAGGCCATCGAGGAGATCGAGCAGGCGCTCAAGGGCATGCTCAAGCCGGAGTACGAGGAGGTCGAGCTGGGCCGCGCCGAGGTCCGCGAGGTCTTCAAGTCCTCCCGGTTCGGCACGATCGCCGGTTCGCTGGTGATGTCCGGCGAGATCCGCCGCAACGCCCGCGGTCGCCTGCTGCGCGACAACGTCGTGATCGCCGAGAACCTGCCGATCAGCTCGCTGCGGCGGTTCAAGGACGACGTGGTCGAGGTCCGCGAGGGCTTCGAGTGCGGTTTCACGCTCGGCAACTACAGCGACATCAAGGTCGGCGACGTCGTCGAGACCTTCGAGATGCGCGAGAAGCCGAGGAGCTGA
- a CDS encoding DUF503 domain-containing protein, whose product MFVGALELDVLLGDVHSLKQKRSVIRPVLAELRRKFEVAVAEAGHLDLHRRALLGVSCVAAESGHVTEVLERCERLVAARPELELLSARQRMLGPED is encoded by the coding sequence ATGTTCGTCGGAGCACTGGAGCTGGACGTCCTCCTCGGGGACGTCCATTCGCTCAAGCAGAAACGGTCGGTCATCCGGCCGGTGCTGGCAGAGCTGCGCCGCAAGTTCGAGGTGGCCGTCGCCGAGGCGGGCCATCTCGACCTGCACCGGCGTGCGCTGCTCGGCGTCAGCTGTGTCGCGGCCGAGTCCGGACACGTCACCGAGGTACTCGAGCGGTGCGAGCGGCTGGTCGCCGCCCGTCCCGAGCTCGAACTGCTCTCGGCCCGGCAGCGCATGCTGGGCCCTGAGGACTAG
- a CDS encoding YlxR family protein: MADGLLRVVVVDGVLIPDPRRRLPGRGAWLHLASECLDRAERRSAFPRALRVPGPLDPAPVRAHIRAVCTNGARETPESDTSGSKVDPS; encoded by the coding sequence GTGGCCGACGGTCTGTTGAGGGTCGTCGTGGTGGACGGGGTGCTCATCCCGGACCCGCGGCGCAGGCTCCCCGGGCGTGGTGCATGGCTGCATCTCGCGTCGGAGTGCCTGGACCGTGCCGAGCGGCGCTCGGCGTTCCCGCGGGCGCTTCGCGTCCCGGGTCCGCTGGACCCCGCGCCGGTACGGGCCCACATCAGGGCGGTGTGCACGAACGGGGCTCGGGAGACACCCGAGTCCGACACGTCAGGAAGCAAGGTCGACCCGTCATGA
- a CDS encoding MATE family efflux transporter produces the protein MTGGPDRVPAREVLRLAAPALPVLAAEPLYLLVDTAVVGRLGAVALAGLAVAGVVFAQVTTQMNFLSYGTTSRTARLYGAGRSGEAVGEGVQATWLALAVGLLVLGVGQLVARPVAEALGDGGAIADAATSWLRVALWGAPMVLVTLAGNGWMRGVQDTVRPLRYVLAGNGLSAVLCPLLVHGVGGWGGLGLAGSALANVTGQAVGATLFLVALVRAARAGSVSLRPAPAVLRAQLALGRDLLARSLAFQACFLSAAAVATRFGAATVAAHQIVLQLWFFQALVLDAVAIAAQALVGAALGSPERGAERARALAGQVTRYGIVLGVGFGVLFAALAGVLPPLFTPDPAVLAAVPVPWWFFTAMQPIAGVVFALDGVLLGAGDAAFLRTSTIVAAVVGFLPLIWASLAFGWGLAGIWSGLALFMVIRLVAVGLRAGGGHWAVTGAVRS, from the coding sequence ATGACCGGCGGGCCGGATCGCGTCCCTGCGCGGGAGGTGCTGCGGCTCGCCGCTCCCGCGCTCCCGGTGCTCGCCGCCGAACCGCTGTACCTGCTCGTCGACACCGCGGTGGTCGGTCGGCTCGGAGCGGTCGCCCTGGCGGGGCTCGCCGTGGCCGGGGTGGTGTTCGCCCAGGTCACGACCCAGATGAACTTCCTGTCGTACGGCACCACCTCGCGTACGGCCCGCCTCTACGGCGCCGGCCGGTCCGGCGAGGCCGTCGGGGAGGGGGTGCAGGCCACGTGGCTCGCGCTCGCCGTCGGGCTGCTGGTGCTCGGGGTCGGCCAGCTGGTCGCCCGGCCCGTCGCCGAGGCGCTGGGTGACGGCGGCGCGATCGCCGACGCCGCCACCTCGTGGCTGCGCGTGGCGTTGTGGGGGGCTCCGATGGTGCTCGTCACGCTCGCCGGCAACGGCTGGATGCGCGGCGTGCAGGACACCGTCCGCCCGCTGCGCTACGTGCTCGCGGGCAACGGGCTGTCGGCGGTGCTGTGCCCGCTGCTGGTGCACGGGGTAGGCGGGTGGGGAGGGCTCGGACTGGCCGGATCCGCGCTCGCGAACGTCACGGGCCAGGCGGTGGGGGCGACGCTGTTCCTGGTGGCGCTGGTGCGGGCGGCCCGGGCGGGCTCGGTGTCGCTGCGCCCCGCGCCCGCGGTGCTGCGCGCCCAGCTGGCCCTCGGGCGCGACCTGCTCGCCCGCAGCCTCGCGTTCCAGGCGTGCTTCCTGTCCGCCGCCGCCGTGGCCACCCGGTTCGGGGCCGCCACCGTCGCCGCCCACCAGATCGTGCTGCAGCTGTGGTTCTTCCAGGCGCTCGTGCTCGACGCGGTGGCGATCGCCGCCCAGGCGCTGGTCGGCGCCGCCCTCGGTTCGCCCGAGCGCGGCGCCGAGCGGGCCAGGGCGCTCGCCGGCCAGGTGACCCGCTACGGGATCGTGCTCGGGGTCGGCTTCGGAGTGCTGTTCGCGGCGCTGGCCGGAGTGCTGCCGCCGCTGTTCACGCCGGACCCCGCGGTGCTGGCGGCCGTGCCGGTGCCGTGGTGGTTCTTCACGGCGATGCAGCCGATCGCGGGCGTCGTGTTCGCCCTCGACGGCGTGCTCCTCGGTGCAGGCGACGCGGCGTTCCTGCGGACGTCCACGATCGTCGCTGCCGTGGTCGGGTTCCTCCCACTGATCTGGGCCTCGCTGGCGTTCGGCTGGGGGCTGGCCGGCATCTGGTCCGGACTGGCGCTCTTCATGGTGATCCGACTCGTCGCGGTGGGCCTGCGCGCCGGCGGGGGTCACTGGGCCGTGACGGGTGCGGTTCGCTCCTGA
- a CDS encoding class I SAM-dependent methyltransferase, giving the protein MTSDTSRAAGERSARRAFIAAALRRPATMGAIAPSSPRLGAVLASVVPRTGAPVVVELGPGTGAVSAVIAQKLPEGARHLAVELDPDMVEFLRRTHPGLDVVQGNAADLGKLLAERGITEVDAVICGLPWALFDDATQTALLGEISRVIGDHGAFTTFAYLHGMTLGAARRFRRRLRDTFDEVLVSATVWRNLPPAFVYVCRRPHHEG; this is encoded by the coding sequence ATGACGTCCGACACCAGCCGCGCCGCCGGTGAGCGGTCCGCCCGCCGCGCGTTCATCGCCGCGGCGCTGCGCCGCCCGGCGACGATGGGCGCGATCGCGCCGAGCTCCCCGCGGCTCGGCGCCGTGCTCGCGTCGGTCGTGCCCCGCACCGGCGCGCCGGTGGTCGTCGAGCTGGGGCCGGGCACCGGCGCGGTGAGCGCGGTGATCGCGCAGAAGCTGCCGGAGGGCGCCCGGCACCTCGCCGTGGAGCTGGATCCCGACATGGTCGAGTTCCTGCGCCGCACCCACCCCGGCCTCGACGTCGTCCAGGGCAACGCCGCCGACCTCGGCAAGCTCCTGGCCGAGCGCGGGATCACAGAGGTCGACGCCGTCATCTGCGGGCTCCCGTGGGCGCTGTTCGACGACGCCACCCAGACCGCGCTGCTCGGTGAGATCAGCCGCGTGATCGGCGACCACGGCGCCTTCACCACGTTCGCCTACCTGCACGGGATGACGCTCGGGGCCGCCCGCCGGTTCCGGCGGCGCCTGCGCGACACCTTCGACGAGGTGCTGGTGAGCGCCACGGTCTGGCGCAACCTGCCCCCGGCGTTCGTCTACGTGTGTCGCCGTCCCCACCACGAGGGATGA
- the nusA gene encoding transcription termination factor NusA, translating to MNVDIAALRTIEREKDIPFETVIEAIETALLTAYKHTDGHQPHARIDIDRKTGAVRVLAQELGPDGTVDTEWDDTPEGFGRIAATTARQVIVQRLRDAEHERTYGEFAAKEGEVVAGVIQRDARANARGVVIVQLSGGTEGVLPQAEQVPGERYEHGERIRCYVVGVSRGMRGTQITLSRTHPNLVRKLFALEVPEVVDGSVEIVAVAREAGHRSKIAVRSTVPGVNPKGACIGPVGARVRGVMSELAGEKIDIIDWSDDPATFVGNALSPSKVVSVTVLDARTKTARVVVPDFQLSLAIGKEGQNARLAARLTGWRIDIRSDADPRGALDAPESESVG from the coding sequence GTGAACGTCGACATCGCGGCGCTGCGCACCATCGAGCGCGAGAAGGACATCCCGTTCGAGACGGTCATCGAGGCCATCGAGACCGCGCTGCTCACGGCGTACAAGCACACCGACGGTCATCAGCCGCACGCGCGGATCGACATCGATCGCAAGACCGGTGCGGTGCGGGTGCTCGCCCAGGAGCTGGGTCCCGATGGCACCGTCGACACCGAGTGGGACGACACCCCCGAGGGCTTCGGGCGGATCGCTGCCACCACCGCGCGCCAGGTGATCGTGCAGCGGTTGCGCGACGCCGAGCACGAGCGCACCTACGGCGAGTTCGCGGCGAAGGAGGGTGAGGTCGTCGCCGGTGTCATCCAGCGCGACGCGCGCGCCAACGCCCGCGGCGTGGTGATCGTCCAGCTCTCCGGCGGCACCGAGGGTGTGCTCCCGCAGGCCGAGCAGGTGCCCGGCGAGCGGTACGAGCACGGCGAGCGGATCCGCTGCTACGTCGTGGGCGTCAGCCGGGGAATGCGCGGGACGCAGATCACGTTGAGCCGGACGCATCCCAACCTCGTGCGCAAGCTCTTCGCGCTCGAGGTCCCCGAGGTCGTCGACGGCTCGGTGGAGATCGTCGCGGTGGCGCGGGAGGCAGGACACCGCTCCAAGATCGCCGTCCGGTCCACCGTGCCCGGCGTCAACCCGAAGGGCGCGTGCATCGGCCCGGTGGGCGCCCGTGTACGCGGCGTGATGAGCGAGCTGGCCGGGGAGAAGATCGACATCATCGACTGGTCCGATGACCCGGCCACGTTCGTCGGGAACGCCCTCTCACCGTCGAAGGTGGTTTCGGTCACGGTGCTGGACGCGCGCACGAAGACCGCCCGGGTGGTCGTGCCGGACTTCCAGCTCTCGCTCGCCATCGGCAAGGAAGGGCAGAACGCCCGGTTGGCGGCCCGGCTCACCGGCTGGCGCATCGACATCCGCAGCGACGCCGACCCCCGCGGGGCCCTCGACGCGCCCGAGTCGGAGTCGGTCGGCTGA
- a CDS encoding DHH family phosphoesterase gives MSGVATVGAAVAEAAAVLGEAREVTLLAHVDPDADALGSALALGIALRRRGARVQVAFASPDRVPESLRPLDALGLLVAPAEVSGAPEVLVSCDAAEPRRLGSLGRLLDTAACTVMLDHHATNPGFGDVQVLDPGAEATVVIVHRVLVEMGAPIDADVARCLYAGLVTDTRGFRTAGPAAYRLAAELVEAGADPATLTRSLMDCHPFAWFGGLAGALGRAVLEPSGLLHTTIPLADVRRYRSEEIDSVVDVLRTAVEAEVVASVMQIEERRWRVSLRSAGRVDVAVVATALGGGGHAMAAGFTRDGTEQEVLAAIRAALTTE, from the coding sequence GTGAGCGGCGTCGCCACCGTGGGCGCTGCCGTGGCCGAGGCCGCGGCCGTCCTCGGCGAAGCGCGCGAGGTCACGCTCCTGGCCCACGTCGACCCGGACGCCGATGCACTCGGCAGCGCGTTGGCGCTCGGTATCGCGCTGCGCCGGCGGGGTGCCCGGGTGCAGGTGGCGTTCGCGTCGCCGGACCGGGTGCCCGAGTCCCTCCGACCGCTCGATGCGCTGGGACTCCTGGTCGCCCCGGCGGAGGTGAGCGGGGCGCCGGAGGTGCTCGTCAGCTGCGACGCCGCCGAGCCGCGGCGGCTCGGCTCGCTCGGCCGGTTGCTCGACACGGCAGCCTGCACGGTGATGCTCGACCACCACGCCACCAACCCCGGATTCGGCGACGTCCAGGTGCTCGATCCGGGCGCGGAGGCAACCGTGGTGATCGTGCACCGGGTGCTCGTCGAGATGGGCGCGCCGATCGACGCCGACGTCGCCCGGTGCCTCTACGCCGGGCTGGTCACCGACACCCGCGGCTTCCGGACCGCCGGACCCGCGGCGTACCGGCTCGCCGCCGAGCTGGTGGAGGCGGGCGCCGACCCGGCGACCCTCACCAGGTCGCTGATGGACTGCCACCCCTTCGCCTGGTTCGGCGGGCTCGCCGGCGCCCTCGGACGCGCGGTGCTCGAGCCGTCCGGGCTGCTGCACACCACGATCCCGCTCGCCGACGTGCGGCGGTACCGGTCCGAGGAGATCGACAGCGTCGTGGACGTGCTCCGCACGGCCGTGGAGGCCGAGGTGGTCGCCTCCGTCATGCAGATCGAGGAGCGGCGGTGGCGGGTGTCGCTCCGCTCCGCGGGCAGGGTCGACGTCGCCGTCGTCGCCACCGCGCTCGGCGGCGGCGGCCACGCGATGGCGGCCGGGTTCACCCGCGACGGCACCGAGCAGGAAGTCCTGGCGGCGATCCGCGCCGCGCTGACGACCGAGTAG
- the rbfA gene encoding 30S ribosome-binding factor RbfA has protein sequence MVDHARARRLSKRITQIVAAALEHEVKDPRLKMVTITDTRVTGDLREATVYYTVLGERVDDDPDTAGAAAALASATGVLRSMVGAGTGIRHTPSLVFVPDQVPETARHMEELLARTRESDAEVARLAASARPAGDPDPYRVPRERDGADE, from the coding sequence GTGGTGGACCACGCCCGCGCGCGGCGGCTGTCCAAGCGGATCACGCAGATCGTCGCGGCCGCTCTCGAGCACGAGGTCAAGGACCCGCGGCTGAAGATGGTGACCATCACCGACACCCGGGTCACGGGAGACCTCCGCGAAGCCACCGTGTACTACACGGTGCTCGGGGAGCGGGTGGACGACGACCCGGACACGGCAGGCGCCGCCGCGGCGCTCGCCAGCGCCACCGGCGTGCTGCGCTCGATGGTGGGCGCAGGCACCGGGATCCGGCACACCCCCTCGCTGGTGTTCGTGCCCGACCAGGTGCCGGAAACGGCACGCCACATGGAGGAGCTGCTCGCCCGCACCCGCGAGTCCGACGCCGAGGTCGCCCGGCTGGCGGCGTCGGCCCGCCCGGCGGGCGACCCGGACCCGTACCGGGTGCCACGGGAGCGCGACGGGGCAGACGAGTAG